A genomic stretch from Marinobacter fonticola includes:
- the prsR gene encoding PEP-CTERM-box response regulator transcription factor — MRWCFSDAVEVVVASDRENALTSLRRFEPQVVTLDLGLPPDPGGATEGFALLEDIVRLSPSTKVVVVTGREDRENAVKAIGMGASDFYQKPLDADILTFVVNRAFRLAELERDNRELSQSRNGTSIKGIVAASPQMLSLCRMVEKVAPADVTTLVLGETGTGKELLARAIHDLSQRADQTFAAINCAAIPENLLESELFGYEKGAFTGATQSKKGKIEMANGGTLFLDEIGDMPMALQAKLLRFLQERVVDRIGSVNPVHVDVRVVCATHRNVEELITSGEFREDLYYRISEITLDVPAVRERDGDAMVIAQSLLKSLSKQLDRPQLSFSEDAAQAIQSYSWPGNVREMINKIKRATIMAEGKRVTAEDLQLRSDQAVLDGNVLNLRQVREDAERTAINHALQTSNYNMAQAARLLGITRPTLYNLTDKYKIETSPVVSDA; from the coding sequence ATGCGCTGGTGCTTCAGTGACGCCGTTGAAGTGGTCGTCGCCAGCGATCGCGAGAACGCGCTCACCTCTCTTCGCCGCTTCGAACCTCAGGTTGTCACGCTCGATCTAGGCTTGCCGCCCGACCCCGGCGGTGCCACCGAAGGCTTTGCCCTGCTAGAGGATATCGTTCGCCTCTCTCCCAGCACGAAAGTCGTCGTCGTCACCGGTCGCGAAGACCGTGAGAACGCCGTCAAGGCTATCGGCATGGGCGCCAGCGACTTCTACCAGAAGCCTCTGGATGCCGACATTCTAACCTTCGTGGTTAACCGGGCGTTCCGACTCGCAGAACTTGAGCGGGATAATCGCGAGCTGTCTCAAAGCCGTAACGGAACATCGATAAAAGGTATCGTGGCCGCGAGCCCACAAATGCTCTCGCTGTGTCGTATGGTCGAGAAAGTCGCGCCTGCCGACGTCACGACCTTGGTCCTCGGCGAAACCGGGACCGGCAAAGAGCTTTTGGCCCGCGCCATTCACGACCTAAGTCAACGGGCTGACCAAACGTTTGCCGCAATCAACTGTGCAGCCATCCCGGAAAATCTGTTGGAAAGCGAACTCTTCGGCTATGAGAAAGGCGCCTTTACCGGTGCTACCCAGAGCAAGAAGGGCAAGATTGAAATGGCTAACGGCGGCACCTTGTTCCTGGACGAAATCGGCGACATGCCGATGGCGCTGCAAGCCAAACTACTGCGTTTTCTACAGGAACGAGTGGTCGATCGCATCGGAAGCGTCAACCCCGTACACGTCGACGTGCGCGTCGTCTGCGCGACCCACCGTAACGTAGAAGAGCTGATAACCAGCGGTGAATTCCGTGAAGATCTCTACTACCGGATCAGCGAAATTACGCTGGACGTGCCAGCGGTGCGCGAGCGCGATGGCGATGCCATGGTTATCGCCCAATCCCTGCTCAAATCGCTGAGTAAGCAACTCGACCGTCCGCAGTTATCGTTTTCGGAAGACGCGGCCCAGGCCATTCAAAGCTATAGCTGGCCAGGCAACGTGCGAGAAATGATCAATAAGATCAAGCGCGCCACAATCATGGCGGAAGGCAAGCGAGTGACCGCGGAGGATCTACAGCTACGTAGCGACCAAGCCGTACTCGATGGCAACGTCCTGAACTTGCGACAGGTGCGCGAGGATGCAGAGCGGACGGCGATCAATCATGCTCTGCAGACCAGCAACTACAACATGGCGCAGGCCGCCCGGCTACTCGGGATTACCCGGCCCACGCTCTACAACCTGACGGATAAATACAAGATAGAAACATCCCCCGTCGTCTCTGACGCCTGA
- a CDS encoding 2OG-Fe(II) oxygenase, translated as MPAIPIETPIVLPFDDSAARSLPVIDQATVLDQWLDTVSDELAEFGWTQHSIEPLVSPGLLENLHQEVTTLHRTEAMKSAGVGRGADHVQDRSVRRDHIAWLHGETLAQQSLFVLFERIQVGLNQRLFLGLKRFEAHYATYEPGDFYRCHLDSFRGRSSRIVSLVLYLNEGWRLTDGGLLQVFNRDNPNEVCGSVLPEAGRVVLFVSEEVPHEVLPAQRTRHSIACWFRRDPIQGIAV; from the coding sequence GTGCCCGCCATCCCTATCGAAACCCCTATCGTCCTCCCCTTCGACGACAGCGCTGCCCGCTCGTTGCCAGTCATCGATCAGGCAACCGTGCTGGATCAGTGGCTCGACACGGTCAGTGATGAGTTGGCGGAATTTGGCTGGACCCAGCATTCGATCGAGCCGCTTGTCTCTCCCGGCTTGCTGGAAAATCTTCATCAGGAAGTGACAACCCTTCATCGCACCGAGGCTATGAAAAGCGCGGGTGTCGGCCGGGGGGCGGATCATGTTCAGGATCGCTCCGTGCGCCGTGATCATATTGCCTGGCTGCATGGCGAAACTCTGGCACAGCAGAGCCTGTTCGTCCTGTTCGAGCGGATCCAGGTTGGCCTGAATCAGCGACTCTTCCTGGGTCTGAAACGCTTTGAGGCGCATTACGCCACGTATGAGCCCGGTGACTTTTACCGTTGCCACTTGGATAGTTTTCGTGGGCGCTCATCCCGTATCGTCAGTCTGGTGCTGTACCTAAACGAGGGGTGGCGTTTGACTGACGGCGGTTTGCTGCAGGTATTTAACCGCGACAACCCAAACGAGGTGTGCGGCAGCGTACTGCCGGAAGCAGGCCGCGTCGTGCTGTTTGTCAGCGAAGAAGTGCCGCATGAAGTATTGCCCGCTCAACGTACCCGCCACAGTATTGCGTGCTGGTTCCGGCGTGATCCGATTCAAGGTATCGCGGTCTGA
- a CDS encoding SDR family oxidoreductase, whose product MANERKPHILITGAAGALAQQVINRLRNDYFLVAADFREQVYLGDDIPSYCIDFNKRVFEDLFRRYDFDGVIHLGRIMSSQENRMRRYNANVLGTQKMLDLSHKYGIKRVVILSTYHVYGANAYNPALIDEEAPLKGAGLSMDLIDSVELENLANIYLWRYPDLNITLLRPCNIVGPGVRNSISTLLASRRAPVLAGFSPIMQFIHIDDMADAIVLAYKKNQRGVFNVAPEDWVAYQHALLLCGCSRIPIPSIPPMLPRAIARLLNLKSFPPYLMHFFKYPVVIDGRAFQDTFEFKPKRPLKEVFRYYRENKQPV is encoded by the coding sequence ATGGCTAACGAGCGTAAACCCCACATCCTTATTACAGGTGCAGCGGGGGCCCTGGCCCAGCAAGTGATCAACCGATTGCGCAACGACTATTTTCTGGTCGCCGCCGATTTCCGCGAGCAAGTCTATCTGGGCGACGACATTCCCAGTTACTGCATCGACTTCAACAAGCGCGTCTTCGAGGATCTTTTTCGTCGTTATGACTTTGATGGCGTCATTCACCTGGGCCGGATCATGTCCAGCCAGGAAAACCGAATGCGCCGCTATAACGCCAATGTGCTCGGCACTCAGAAGATGCTGGACCTGAGCCACAAATACGGTATTAAGCGCGTTGTGATCCTCTCGACCTACCATGTCTACGGCGCTAATGCTTATAACCCGGCACTCATCGATGAGGAAGCACCGTTAAAGGGTGCGGGCCTGAGCATGGACCTGATCGATTCGGTAGAGCTGGAGAACCTGGCCAACATCTACCTCTGGCGCTATCCCGATCTGAATATTACCTTGCTGCGCCCCTGTAATATCGTCGGTCCGGGCGTACGCAACTCCATCAGCACCCTACTTGCCAGCCGCCGGGCACCGGTGTTGGCCGGGTTCTCGCCCATCATGCAGTTTATCCATATCGACGATATGGCAGACGCCATCGTTCTGGCCTACAAGAAAAACCAGCGCGGCGTCTTCAATGTCGCCCCTGAAGACTGGGTCGCCTACCAGCATGCTTTGCTGCTTTGTGGCTGTTCGCGGATTCCCATTCCGTCGATTCCCCCGATGCTGCCGCGGGCCATCGCCCGGTTACTCAACCTGAAAAGCTTCCCGCCGTACCTGATGCACTTTTTCAAGTACCCTGTCGTCATCGACGGGCGCGCCTTTCAGGACACCTTCGAGTTCAAGCCGAAACGTCCGCTTAAAGAAGTTTTTCGCTACTACCGCGAAAACAAACAGCCGGTCTAG
- a CDS encoding lysophospholipid acyltransferase family protein, producing MTLRSYLKDKLVPQAQQDQVNRIRKSIGSLGYDPWGYNADSIKIGFSAARYIYQKYFRVEADGVEKVPAEGPVLLVANHSGQLPLDGLLIGFALASREDKPRMPRAMIERFFPTVPYVGNILNQVGAVLGDPVNCAKMLANDEAVIVFPEGIRGSGKLYRDRYQLKRFGNGFMHLAMEHGATIVPVGVVGCEETIPAIANIRPLAQALGLPYVPVALPFVLPAKVHLKFGDPMIFDNANIPEDKVTLRVDLVKAEISKLIDQGLSERKRLF from the coding sequence ATGACCTTACGATCGTATCTCAAGGACAAACTGGTCCCCCAGGCCCAGCAGGATCAGGTTAACCGCATAAGAAAGTCGATCGGTTCGCTCGGTTACGATCCCTGGGGCTACAACGCCGATTCAATCAAGATCGGCTTTTCCGCCGCCCGCTATATTTATCAAAAATATTTTCGGGTCGAGGCCGATGGTGTCGAGAAGGTTCCCGCGGAAGGCCCGGTACTGCTGGTCGCTAATCATAGCGGCCAATTGCCGTTGGATGGATTGTTAATAGGCTTCGCGCTCGCTTCACGAGAGGACAAGCCGCGTATGCCCAGGGCCATGATCGAGCGCTTCTTCCCGACAGTGCCTTACGTGGGCAATATCCTGAACCAGGTCGGAGCCGTGCTGGGAGATCCAGTCAATTGCGCCAAGATGCTGGCTAACGACGAAGCCGTCATTGTTTTTCCGGAAGGCATTCGAGGTTCCGGAAAACTCTATCGCGACCGCTACCAGCTCAAACGTTTCGGCAACGGTTTCATGCATTTGGCCATGGAACACGGCGCCACCATCGTACCGGTGGGCGTCGTCGGCTGCGAAGAAACCATTCCGGCCATCGCGAACATCCGCCCGCTCGCCCAGGCGCTCGGCTTGCCCTACGTGCCCGTTGCCCTTCCCTTCGTACTCCCGGCAAAAGTGCACCTGAAATTCGGAGACCCCATGATCTTCGATAATGCGAATATTCCCGAAGATAAAGTGACCCTGCGTGTCGATCTTGTGAAAGCGGAAATCAGCAAGCTGATCGACCAGGGACTCAGCGAAAGGAAGCGGTTGTTCTAA
- a CDS encoding acyl-CoA dehydrogenase gives MSVLFLLISALILLYFGVGGSIAAGIMAAATVFGMYQDGWHFASILLGGLLLLFAVTLVTPSKLRKEALSRPLLNWVRGLLPKLSSTEEEALKSGSVDWDGELFSGRPDWSKLLEAEPARLTAEETAYLEGPVEKLCSMLDDWRITHELYDLPEEAWAYVKQEGFFGLVIPKEYGGKGFSATAHSEIVMKVSTRSVSAAVTVMVPNSLGPGELLAHYGTDEQKDYYLPRLAKGEEVPCFALTSPVAGSDAGAIPDKGIVCRGQWNGEEVLGLRVTWNKRYITLAPVATIIGLAIKAYDPEGLLGGEESLGVTCVLVPHDLEGVNHGARHLPMNTVFMNGPTWGQDVFIPMSQVIGGQEMIGKGWTMLLECLSIGRSISLPALGTGAGKLACLTTGAYASVREQFGRSIGNFEGVQEALEPIAGYTYMMDAARMLTAGMLDRGVRPSVPSAVLKYRNTDLMREVINHAMDVVAGRGVITGPRNFLARAYEAVPIGITVEGANILTRSLMVFGQGAIRCHPFIVDEIEAAGMEDQNRGVKAFDNVFFKHMAHTTRNGMRSLVLGISNGWLEPVPGRGNIQRYYRQLSRFASAYAVVTDICLLTVGGGLKAKQRLSGRMADCLVALYYSSAIIKQWHEDGYPEEHRHVVEWGLRRCTYDFQQSMKQAIENFPVAPLRALLKVLVFPIGAHLSAPNDRLGGQVAKSIVQDTPLRERIVRGVYVTENPDDPVGRVLNAYRLANETREMRDRLHEAIRKTDPTELEGTDMLMAHQREELVDWAVSKDVIRDDERDTLIKAMEALYEVIRVDAFDKAAIQSLSECADGKLREVERP, from the coding sequence ATGAGTGTTCTTTTTCTTCTGATCAGTGCACTGATACTGCTTTATTTTGGAGTCGGGGGTTCGATTGCCGCCGGAATCATGGCCGCAGCAACGGTTTTCGGGATGTACCAGGACGGCTGGCATTTCGCCAGCATTTTACTCGGCGGGCTTTTGCTGCTGTTTGCCGTCACGCTTGTAACGCCTAGCAAGCTCCGCAAGGAGGCGCTCAGTCGCCCGCTGTTGAATTGGGTAAGGGGTTTGCTGCCCAAGTTGTCCAGTACGGAAGAAGAGGCGCTCAAGTCGGGCAGCGTCGATTGGGACGGCGAACTCTTTTCCGGCCGGCCCGACTGGTCCAAATTGCTGGAAGCGGAACCTGCGCGCCTGACTGCCGAGGAGACCGCCTATCTCGAGGGTCCGGTCGAAAAGCTTTGCTCGATGCTCGATGACTGGCGTATCACTCACGAGCTTTACGATCTGCCGGAGGAGGCCTGGGCGTACGTCAAGCAGGAAGGCTTCTTCGGTTTGGTGATCCCGAAGGAATACGGAGGTAAGGGCTTCAGCGCCACAGCGCACTCAGAAATCGTAATGAAAGTGTCCACGCGCAGCGTATCGGCCGCGGTTACGGTCATGGTGCCCAATTCTCTGGGCCCGGGCGAGCTGCTGGCGCATTACGGGACCGACGAGCAGAAAGATTATTATCTGCCACGCCTGGCCAAGGGCGAAGAGGTGCCGTGTTTTGCGCTGACATCGCCTGTCGCAGGCTCCGATGCCGGTGCGATACCGGATAAGGGCATCGTCTGCCGCGGCCAGTGGAACGGTGAGGAGGTGTTGGGCCTTAGAGTCACCTGGAACAAACGCTATATCACCCTGGCGCCGGTAGCCACGATCATCGGCCTGGCCATTAAGGCCTATGACCCGGAAGGACTGTTGGGCGGCGAGGAAAGTCTGGGCGTCACCTGCGTCCTTGTGCCTCACGACCTGGAAGGCGTCAATCACGGGGCTCGCCACTTGCCCATGAATACTGTGTTCATGAATGGGCCCACCTGGGGGCAGGACGTCTTTATTCCCATGAGCCAAGTCATTGGCGGTCAGGAGATGATCGGCAAGGGTTGGACCATGTTGCTGGAATGCCTGTCCATCGGCCGCTCGATCTCGTTGCCGGCGCTGGGTACCGGTGCCGGGAAGCTCGCCTGTCTGACCACCGGGGCCTATGCCAGTGTGCGTGAGCAGTTCGGGCGCTCGATCGGCAATTTCGAAGGCGTCCAGGAAGCGCTTGAACCGATTGCCGGCTACACCTACATGATGGATGCCGCACGGATGCTGACGGCTGGCATGCTCGATCGCGGGGTGCGCCCGTCCGTGCCGTCCGCTGTCCTGAAATATCGCAATACCGATTTGATGCGTGAGGTGATTAACCACGCTATGGACGTCGTTGCCGGCCGCGGTGTGATCACCGGTCCGCGGAACTTCCTGGCTCGGGCCTACGAGGCTGTTCCTATCGGCATCACGGTTGAAGGTGCCAACATCCTCACGCGCAGCCTGATGGTCTTCGGGCAAGGCGCGATTCGGTGTCACCCGTTTATCGTCGACGAAATCGAAGCTGCGGGCATGGAGGATCAGAATAGGGGCGTGAAGGCATTCGACAACGTCTTCTTCAAGCATATGGCGCACACCACGCGCAACGGCATGCGTTCGCTGGTCCTTGGCATCAGTAATGGCTGGCTCGAGCCGGTACCGGGCCGCGGCAACATTCAGCGTTATTACCGCCAATTGTCCCGGTTTGCCTCGGCTTATGCCGTGGTGACGGACATCTGCCTGCTGACCGTCGGTGGTGGGCTTAAGGCCAAGCAACGCCTTTCCGGCCGAATGGCCGATTGCCTGGTCGCGCTTTACTACAGCTCAGCGATTATCAAGCAGTGGCACGAAGACGGTTATCCGGAGGAGCACCGTCATGTGGTGGAATGGGGGCTGCGCCGGTGCACGTACGACTTCCAGCAAAGCATGAAGCAGGCGATTGAGAATTTCCCGGTCGCCCCCTTGCGAGCGTTGCTTAAAGTGCTGGTGTTCCCGATCGGAGCGCACTTGTCTGCGCCCAACGATCGCCTGGGTGGCCAAGTGGCGAAATCCATCGTCCAGGACACGCCGTTGCGCGAGCGCATCGTTCGGGGTGTCTATGTCACAGAGAACCCGGACGATCCGGTCGGACGAGTGCTAAATGCGTACCGCCTGGCAAACGAAACTCGCGAGATGCGGGACCGCCTGCACGAGGCTATCCGCAAGACCGATCCGACGGAGTTGGAAGGGACCGATATGCTTATGGCTCACCAGCGCGAGGAATTGGTGGATTGGGCGGTTTCCAAAGACGTTATCCGGGACGACGAGCGGGACACCCTGATTAAGGCGATGGAGGCCCTTTACGAAGTGATCCGGGTGGATGCCTTCGATAAAGCCGCCATCCAGTCGTTGTCCGAGTGTGCGGACGGTAAGTTGCGAGAAGTCGAACGGCCTTAA
- the prsK gene encoding XrtA/PEP-CTERM system histidine kinase PrsK produces MVIDFSLISHSAAALAFSALAILVSSKYLRRNTDRALLMAATVSAVWACSLVAQLIWNQPPFFIRYLLELIRDAAWVAVLFALIRDSSRAGALATRLRRVLGSAIGLLIIVLLLSATLEYAQGWSILDGKTKIIGQIAVSLLGICLIEQIWRNSISFGRSSMKYLCIGIGGIFAYDFFMYADALLFGQISDSFWSARGAANAFFAPLFAVNVINTRKQPVDFQLSRNAVFHVGALIFAGGYLIFVALGGYYVRALGGAWGEALQVLFLTAFLALFAALLSSRRFRARLMIFISQNFFDYKYDYREEWLKMTQIFANLSEDPPLPERVVRVMADLVESNAGALWVKDEDNNYILQTAVNLPPPKYTMIDGSADMVSFFGKREWIIDLNEYHQDPVRYELLEIPDPILKFSDGWLIIPLYLGKDLYGICLIGSPYAKVELNWENFDLIRVVARQTCNVLAQADAQNRLSRAMQFEAVSKASAFLVHDLKTMIAQLSLLVRNAERHRNNPDFIDDMIRTTDHAVTKLTNLVDHIRRPATEELPVQAIELEAMIGELVDHHTRSQPNPIYKGLGESLWVKGDPEQLRSVLGHLIQNAQDATPPSGEVTLTLKKSPDHVVLFIQDTGSGMTEEFIKMKLFKPFESTKGLAGMGIGAYQAREYVRQLGGNIDVTSEPGLGSCFSVRLPLGRTQQRHDSRQEPPEKLAESG; encoded by the coding sequence ATGGTCATAGATTTCAGTCTGATCAGCCATTCCGCCGCGGCGCTGGCCTTTTCAGCGCTGGCTATTCTGGTCAGTTCAAAGTATTTGCGGCGCAATACCGATCGTGCGCTATTGATGGCAGCGACCGTGTCTGCGGTATGGGCCTGCTCTCTCGTAGCCCAATTGATTTGGAACCAGCCTCCTTTTTTCATTCGCTATCTGCTGGAACTCATCCGCGATGCCGCGTGGGTTGCGGTTCTTTTTGCCCTGATCCGGGATAGCAGTCGCGCCGGCGCCCTGGCAACCCGCCTCAGACGGGTTCTGGGATCGGCCATCGGCCTACTGATTATCGTGCTCTTACTGAGCGCCACTCTGGAATACGCTCAGGGCTGGAGCATCCTCGACGGTAAGACCAAGATCATCGGCCAGATTGCCGTATCGCTACTGGGTATCTGTCTTATCGAGCAGATCTGGCGCAACTCGATTTCCTTCGGTCGATCAAGCATGAAATATTTGTGCATCGGGATCGGCGGTATTTTCGCATACGATTTTTTCATGTATGCCGACGCCCTGCTGTTTGGCCAGATTTCGGACTCCTTCTGGTCCGCCCGGGGCGCCGCCAACGCCTTCTTCGCGCCATTGTTTGCCGTGAACGTCATCAACACCCGCAAACAGCCAGTGGATTTCCAGCTCTCGCGCAACGCGGTCTTCCATGTGGGCGCCCTGATCTTTGCCGGCGGCTATCTCATTTTCGTCGCGCTGGGCGGCTACTATGTGCGGGCGTTGGGTGGCGCTTGGGGTGAAGCGCTGCAAGTGCTGTTCCTGACCGCCTTTCTCGCGCTTTTCGCTGCACTACTCAGTTCCAGACGCTTTCGTGCAAGACTGATGATCTTCATCAGTCAAAACTTTTTCGACTACAAATACGACTATCGGGAAGAGTGGCTGAAGATGACGCAAATCTTCGCCAACCTGTCCGAAGACCCACCTCTGCCAGAGCGTGTGGTCCGTGTCATGGCCGACCTTGTTGAGAGCAACGCCGGCGCGCTCTGGGTCAAAGACGAGGACAATAACTACATCCTGCAAACGGCGGTCAATCTGCCACCGCCGAAGTACACGATGATCGATGGTTCGGCGGATATGGTCAGCTTCTTCGGCAAGCGGGAATGGATTATCGACCTGAACGAGTACCACCAGGATCCGGTGCGCTACGAGTTGCTGGAAATCCCGGACCCAATCCTGAAATTCTCCGACGGCTGGCTGATCATTCCGCTCTACCTCGGCAAAGATCTTTACGGTATCTGCCTGATCGGCTCTCCCTATGCCAAGGTGGAACTGAACTGGGAAAATTTCGACCTGATTCGAGTGGTGGCGCGCCAGACCTGTAACGTTTTGGCCCAGGCCGACGCCCAGAACCGGCTCTCCCGCGCCATGCAGTTTGAAGCGGTATCCAAGGCGTCGGCCTTTCTGGTACACGACCTCAAAACAATGATTGCCCAGCTCTCGCTGCTGGTTAGGAACGCCGAACGCCACCGCAACAATCCCGACTTCATCGACGACATGATACGCACCACAGACCACGCCGTGACCAAGCTCACGAACCTGGTGGATCACATTCGCAGACCAGCCACCGAAGAGCTGCCCGTGCAGGCCATCGAGCTGGAAGCCATGATTGGCGAGCTGGTGGATCACCATACACGCAGCCAGCCCAATCCGATCTACAAAGGCCTGGGTGAGTCGCTCTGGGTCAAAGGCGATCCCGAACAACTGCGCAGTGTATTGGGCCACTTAATCCAAAATGCCCAGGATGCCACTCCCCCCAGCGGCGAAGTCACATTGACGCTCAAGAAAAGCCCGGATCATGTGGTGCTCTTCATTCAGGATACGGGTTCGGGCATGACCGAAGAATTCATTAAAATGAAGCTCTTCAAGCCGTTCGAAAGCACAAAGGGTCTCGCCGGGATGGGGATTGGCGCGTACCAGGCGCGTGAATACGTGCGTCAACTTGGTGGCAATATCGACGTCACCAGCGAACCGGGGCTCGGCTCCTGCTTCTCGGTGCGGCTCCCGCTTGGCCGCACACAGCAGCGCCATGACAGCCGTCAGGAACCGCCGGAGAAACTCGCGGAAAGCGGCTGA
- a CDS encoding D-hexose-6-phosphate mutarotase, which translates to MTSHTSCALFTSLTVANGQEAVEIQHPQFFARIYLQGAHLTHFAPAESDNWLWLSPTARYEAGVAIRGGIPVCWPWFGDPARNPPAVAERIARQTAHGFARTLPWTLERTESSSQHVEVTLSLEPNTLDHAFGDWPVRADITFRFTADSCRISLTTRSLSQQPVAFTEALHTYFPTKDVAETTVRGFDATRYTDTLRQWQTFDQSGAIRFDGETDRIYHAGGPIHIDSPQGTTRLETQGSDSTVVWNPGPEKAARLSDFPDTAWKSMLCVETANATPHCIRLMEGQSHTTSLLLSKG; encoded by the coding sequence ATGACTTCGCACACGTCCTGCGCGCTTTTCACCTCACTGACCGTCGCCAACGGCCAGGAGGCCGTAGAAATCCAACACCCCCAATTCTTTGCTCGCATCTATCTGCAGGGCGCGCATTTGACCCACTTTGCCCCGGCAGAGAGCGATAACTGGCTGTGGTTAAGCCCTACAGCCCGGTATGAAGCCGGCGTGGCCATCCGAGGCGGAATCCCCGTTTGCTGGCCCTGGTTTGGCGACCCGGCCAGAAACCCACCGGCAGTCGCGGAGCGAATCGCGCGGCAAACGGCTCACGGCTTCGCCCGCACCTTGCCATGGACCCTGGAAAGGACCGAGTCATCTTCCCAGCACGTTGAGGTCACCTTGTCCCTGGAGCCAAACACGCTCGATCACGCCTTCGGTGACTGGCCCGTGCGGGCGGACATCACTTTTCGCTTTACCGCCGATAGCTGCCGCATTAGCCTAACCACACGAAGCCTTAGCCAACAGCCTGTGGCGTTCACCGAAGCGCTCCATACTTATTTTCCAACCAAGGACGTCGCTGAAACTACCGTGCGCGGTTTTGACGCTACGCGCTATACGGATACGCTGCGCCAATGGCAGACATTCGACCAGTCGGGGGCGATCCGGTTCGATGGCGAAACGGATCGGATCTACCACGCAGGCGGCCCTATTCATATTGATTCGCCACAGGGAACAACCCGGCTGGAAACCCAGGGCAGCGACTCGACAGTGGTCTGGAACCCCGGCCCGGAGAAGGCGGCGCGGCTGTCGGACTTCCCCGACACGGCCTGGAAGTCAATGCTGTGCGTCGAAACCGCCAATGCAACGCCGCACTGCATCCGTTTAATGGAAGGACAGTCGCATACGACTAGCCTGCTATTATCAAAAGGATGA